From one Marmota flaviventris isolate mMarFla1 chromosome 1, mMarFla1.hap1, whole genome shotgun sequence genomic stretch:
- the Tcn2 gene encoding transcobalamin-2 → MGHLGAFFMLLGALGALAEICVIPEMDNQLVEKLGQHLLPWMDQLSLEHLNPSLYVGLRLSSMQAGTKEDLYLHSLKLDYQQCLLGSTSRNYNNGCQTKPSMGQLALYLLALRANCEFVGSRKGDRLVSQLKWFLEDEKRAIGHNHKGHPHTSYYQYGLSILALCVHQKRVHDSVVGKLLYAVEHDHHLHQGHLSVDTVAMAGLALTCLERFNFNPDLRQRITLAIQTSKEKILKAQTPEGYFGNVYSTPLALQLLMTSPMPRMGLGIACLKARTALLAILKDGAFQNALMISQLLPVLNHKTYMDLIFPDCQAPRVMLASTLENPSPAHVSEMISVTLKVSSVLPPYQQAISVLAGSSLKDVLEKAHELGGFTYGTQASLSGPYLTTVMGKAVGDREFWQLLRAPDTPLQQGIADYRPQDGETIELRLVSW, encoded by the exons ATGGGACACCTTGGGGCCTTCTTCATGCTGTTGGGGGCCCTAGGGGCTCTTGCTGAGATCTGTG TAATACCAGAGATGGACAACCAGCTGGTAGAGAAGCTGGGCCAACACCTCTTGCCTTGGATGGACCAGCTCTCCTTGGAACACCTGAACCCCAGCCTCTATGTGGGCCTGCGCCTTTCCAGCATGCAGGCTGGGACCAAGGAGGACCTCTACCTTCACAGCCTCAAGCTTGATTATCAGCAGTGCCTCCTGGG GTCTACCTCCAGAAATTACAACAATGGTTGCCAAACCAAGCCTTCCATGGGCCAGCTGGCCCTCTACCTGCTCGCTCTCAGAGCTAACTGCGAATTTGTCGGGAGCCGCAAAGGAGATAGACTGGTCTCCCAGCTCAAGTGGTTCCTGGAAGATGAGAAGAGAGCCATTG GGCACAATCACAAGGGCCACCCCCACACCAGCTACTACCAGTATGGCCTCAGCATCCTGGCTCTGTGTGTCCACCAGAAGCGGGTCCATGACAGTGTGGTGGGCAAGCTCCTGTACGCTGTGGAACACGaccaccacctccaccagggTCACTTGTCTGTGG ACACAGTGGCCATGGCAGGCTTGGCCCTCACCTGTCTGGAACGCTTCAACTTCAACCCTGATCTGAGACAACGGATCACCTTGGCCATCCAAACATCGAAGGAGAAGATCCTGAAGGCCCAGACCCCTGAGGGCTACTTTGGGAATGTCTACAGCACCCCGCTGGCTCTGCAG TTGCTGATGACCTCCCCTATGCCCAGGATGGGGCTGGGCATAGCATGCCTCAAAGCAAGGACAGCCCTGTTGGCCATCCTGAAGGATGGGGCCTTCCAGAATGCTCTCATGATTTCCCAGCTGCTGCCCGTCCTGAACCACAAGACCTATATGGATCTCATTTTCCCAGACTGCCAGGCACCTAGAG TTATGTTGGCTTCAACTCTTGAGAATCCTTCACCTGCCCATGTCTCAGAGATGATCAGTGTCACACTAAAGGTCTCCAGTGTCTTGCCACCATATCAACAGGCCATCTCTGTTCTTGCTGGGTCTTCCTTGAAAGATGTCCTGGAGAAGGCCCACGAGCTAGGAGGATTCAC GTATGGAACACAGGCCTCCTTGTCAGGCCCCTACCTGACAACGGTAATGGGGAAAGCAGTTGGGGACCGAGAGTTTTGGCAGCTCCTCCGAGCCCCTGACACCCCCCTACAGCAAG GCATTGCTGACTACAGACCCCAGGATGGAGAAACCATTGAGCTGAGGCTGGTTAGCTGGTAG